A genomic region of Prochlorococcus marinus XMU1405 contains the following coding sequences:
- a CDS encoding glycosyltransferase, which translates to MPDYITFVLPTHNEEKNIIPLIKEILSLNKGYSIEIIVVDDNSSDKTQSLVRAFSKTDIRVRLINRLGRYGLSSAICEGCLNSTGEVIAIMDSDGQHEVQSVYKSISYLLSSDNDLIIGSRFKKGSSVSGLSKQRKKGSIIANYLARITLPRNYRHLSDFMSGCCAFKRNSCMNYLKLINVNGFKFLYELLSISRGKLKVNEIPLDFKARIFGSSKLDNAVIWDFFISAAHTLTKRIIPRRAISFGFVGATGILVHLFVVYFLLEITNLTFFQVLPIAGVSAASSNFFINNLLTFRNARLRGFELIFGLIKFLLVSSIPLLANVGLASSFYQYVSPNKFLSQMAGIIIVFIWNYAASSKFVWKD; encoded by the coding sequence ATGCCCGATTATATTACATTTGTATTGCCAACACATAACGAAGAGAAGAATATAATCCCTTTAATAAAGGAGATATTATCTTTAAATAAAGGTTATTCTATTGAAATTATTGTAGTTGATGACAACTCTAGTGATAAAACTCAAAGCCTAGTAAGAGCATTCTCTAAAACTGACATCAGAGTAAGATTAATTAATAGATTAGGTAGGTATGGTCTTTCAAGCGCGATATGCGAAGGTTGTTTGAATTCCACTGGTGAGGTAATTGCCATTATGGATTCTGATGGTCAACATGAGGTGCAATCGGTTTACAAATCTATTTCATATTTATTAAGTAGTGATAATGATCTTATTATTGGAAGTCGTTTTAAAAAAGGATCTTCAGTAAGTGGTTTAAGTAAGCAAAGAAAAAAAGGATCGATCATTGCAAATTATCTCGCAAGAATTACTCTTCCCAGAAATTATCGTCACTTATCAGATTTTATGAGTGGATGTTGTGCTTTTAAAAGGAATTCTTGCATGAATTATTTAAAACTAATTAACGTTAATGGATTTAAATTTTTGTATGAATTGTTATCTATAAGTAGAGGAAAATTGAAAGTTAATGAAATTCCTTTAGATTTTAAGGCAAGAATATTTGGCTCATCAAAATTAGATAATGCTGTAATTTGGGACTTTTTTATTTCTGCTGCTCATACATTAACAAAAAGAATAATTCCAAGAAGAGCAATTAGTTTTGGATTCGTTGGAGCAACTGGAATTCTAGTTCATCTTTTTGTTGTATATTTTTTATTAGAAATAACAAATTTGACATTTTTTCAAGTCCTTCCTATCGCAGGAGTTAGTGCAGCGAGTTCAAATTTTTTCATAAATAATTTATTAACTTTTCGAAATGCAAGATTAAGAGGTTTTGAACTTATCTTTGGATTAATTAAATTTTTATTGGTTTCATCTATACCTCTTCTCGCAAATGTTGGTTTAGCTAGTTCTTTTTATCAATATGTGAGTCCTAATAAGTTTTTATCTCAGATGGCTGGAATAATTATTGTTTTTATTTGGAATTATGCCGCATCATCAAAATTTGTTTGGAAAGACTAA
- a CDS encoding FkbM family methyltransferase produces MIPEFIYCYILRPWPLRNITNWIIKKLLPKKVKIKSNFIYLNPNDPVVSGAIFFNVYEKTETNFIKSVCFEGMNVLDIGANIGFYTSIFSQFTGAKGIVVAIEPDKESYKYLSKSINCFNYKNVLSFPIAASDTKQKLPLFISEENRGDNRLYATDQKRNSIMVDCLTIDELLKENKIKNLDLIKIDVQGYEPKVLKGMRKIVKSSEKLILLSEFWPKGISQSGENPREYLMMLRKMEFELFELKNNGSLVLLKPREDDKLIEKYRGRRYTNIIGKKISL; encoded by the coding sequence ATGATTCCTGAATTTATTTATTGTTATATTCTAAGACCTTGGCCTTTGAGAAATATAACTAATTGGATAATTAAGAAGTTATTACCAAAGAAAGTAAAGATTAAAAGTAATTTTATATATTTGAATCCCAATGACCCTGTTGTAAGCGGAGCTATTTTCTTTAATGTTTATGAAAAGACTGAGACTAACTTTATAAAAAGTGTTTGTTTTGAAGGTATGAATGTATTAGATATTGGAGCAAATATTGGTTTTTATACATCTATTTTTTCCCAATTTACGGGCGCTAAAGGCATTGTAGTTGCCATTGAACCTGATAAAGAAAGCTACAAATATTTATCTAAAAGCATAAATTGTTTTAATTATAAAAATGTTTTATCATTTCCAATTGCGGCTTCAGACACTAAACAGAAACTACCTTTATTTATATCAGAAGAAAATAGAGGTGATAATCGCCTTTATGCAACTGATCAAAAACGTAATTCGATCATGGTTGATTGCTTAACAATTGATGAGTTACTAAAAGAAAATAAAATAAAAAATTTAGATTTGATAAAAATCGATGTCCAAGGATACGAACCTAAAGTCTTGAAAGGGATGCGAAAGATTGTTAAATCTTCAGAAAAATTAATACTTTTATCAGAGTTTTGGCCGAAAGGTATCTCTCAATCAGGAGAGAATCCAAGAGAATATTTAATGATGTTGAGAAAAATGGAATTTGAACTATTTGAATTAAAAAATAATGGATCTTTAGTTCTTTTAAAACCAAGAGAAGATGATAAATTAATAGAAAAATATCGAGGACGAAGATACACAAATATAATTGGTAAAAAAATTAGTTTATAA
- a CDS encoding adenine phosphoribosyltransferase — translation MTENLKDLVKDHINFPKSGIIFKDILPLLQYPDVFSKVIEEMSSSQIFKDADAILSIDARGFIFGTAISFYLSKPMIVARKPGKLPGNLINRSYDLEYGSNSLSIQVDALKPYNSFAVVDDLLATGGTIKCVSEMLKDSGKVISGLSVVIELGELNGRDKFDFPVESNIVL, via the coding sequence TTGACTGAGAATCTCAAAGATCTAGTTAAAGATCACATAAATTTCCCAAAAAGTGGAATTATTTTCAAAGATATATTGCCCTTGCTACAGTATCCTGATGTTTTTTCAAAAGTAATTGAAGAAATGTCATCTAGCCAAATTTTTAAAGATGCAGATGCCATATTATCTATTGATGCTAGGGGTTTTATTTTTGGCACCGCAATCTCTTTTTACTTATCTAAACCTATGATTGTAGCGAGAAAACCGGGCAAGCTTCCTGGCAACCTTATAAATAGGTCTTATGATTTAGAGTATGGTAGCAATTCACTTTCTATTCAAGTGGATGCACTAAAACCATATAATTCCTTTGCGGTTGTAGATGATTTATTAGCTACAGGAGGAACAATTAAATGTGTGTCTGAAATGCTAAAAGATTCAGGTAAGGTAATTAGTGGTTTATCAGTGGTGATTGAATTGGGAGAACTTAATGGAAGAGATAAATTTGATTTTCCTGTAGAATCAAACATAGTACTTTAA
- a CDS encoding carbon storage regulator CsrA produces the protein MFKKFLLTSFLILSSLITIYPSKKENTNFLDYCYSLEKIISRNTVEKNKNMSKNFRSLAKDIALFGTKKTKGTFANKIIDQYKNSKKLFIITFVPNKIYCLAGYWIENVSPGKFESIFYEKTKQKINEYKNTKKEVDEFIKGINLEYKSIKKEINDFF, from the coding sequence ATGTTTAAAAAATTTCTTTTAACTTCTTTTTTGATTTTAAGTTCCCTCATAACTATATATCCTTCAAAAAAAGAAAATACTAATTTTTTGGATTATTGTTATTCTTTAGAAAAAATAATTTCTAGAAATACAGTAGAAAAAAATAAAAATATGTCTAAGAATTTTAGGTCTTTAGCAAAAGATATTGCTCTATTTGGGACTAAAAAAACTAAAGGCACTTTCGCTAATAAGATAATTGATCAATATAAAAATTCTAAAAAATTATTTATTATTACTTTTGTTCCAAACAAAATTTATTGTTTAGCAGGATATTGGATAGAGAATGTAAGTCCAGGAAAATTTGAATCAATTTTTTATGAGAAAACCAAACAAAAAATAAATGAATATAAGAATACTAAAAAAGAAGTAGATGAATTTATTAAAGGAATTAATTTAGAATATAAATCTATAAAAAAAGAAATTAATGATTTTTTTTAG
- a CDS encoding DoxX family protein, with protein sequence MKNSFLKNKSIKSFLDFFSRVSISAIFISAIPSKINDFERTVEYISTKGIPEPISSILLVGAIICLILGSGFFIFGEKQKIGSVFLLLFLIPTTIIFHVFPFHQRAVFINLGLIGGLIISAIREPK encoded by the coding sequence ATGAAAAATTCTTTTTTGAAAAATAAAAGTATCAAATCTTTTCTAGATTTTTTTTCAAGAGTATCAATTTCAGCAATATTTATCTCAGCCATACCCAGCAAAATAAATGATTTTGAAAGAACAGTTGAATATATTTCTACAAAAGGCATTCCTGAACCAATTTCATCTATTCTTCTAGTAGGAGCAATTATATGCCTTATCTTGGGTTCTGGATTTTTTATATTTGGTGAAAAACAAAAAATCGGTTCAGTCTTTTTATTACTATTTCTTATTCCAACAACAATAATTTTTCATGTATTTCCTTTCCATCAAAGAGCAGTATTTATTAATCTCGGATTGATAGGTGGATTAATTATTTCTGCAATAAGGGAACCAAAATAA
- a CDS encoding 3-phosphoshikimate 1-carboxyvinyltransferase, whose product MTSMQRQELILKKMKERGIEVGSGIPNKKYDSKEVYELIYIANCFPELREGKKIFRFL is encoded by the coding sequence ATGACAAGTATGCAAAGACAAGAATTAATATTAAAGAAGATGAAAGAGAGAGGAATAGAGGTGGGAAGTGGAATTCCTAATAAAAAATACGATAGCAAGGAGGTTTATGAATTAATATATATTGCGAATTGCTTTCCTGAATTAAGAGAGGGAAAAAAAATATTTAGGTTTCTTTAA
- a CDS encoding hemagglutinin, which yields MELRFFPINIFRETPKVTFFDAGIDSSNGSDVVIHSGEAISPPDDLKDEQYYVHNHQIDHNLVITGERTFVLINPSWDEPHHVIYLNRSMGALEIPIGTFHRSISGKEGSIVLNQPKRDKFFDPAKEFIPQKLDKINLIKARKSPPVYWIYENNKIKRFYLNPLERKVKTLF from the coding sequence ATGGAATTAAGATTCTTCCCAATAAATATTTTTAGAGAGACTCCAAAAGTCACATTCTTCGATGCAGGCATAGATAGTTCTAATGGTTCTGATGTTGTGATCCATTCCGGGGAAGCTATATCTCCTCCAGATGATTTAAAAGATGAGCAATATTACGTTCACAATCATCAAATTGATCACAATTTAGTTATCACTGGAGAAAGGACATTTGTTTTAATAAATCCTTCCTGGGATGAACCTCATCATGTGATTTATTTAAATAGATCCATGGGAGCATTAGAAATTCCTATAGGAACTTTTCACAGATCTATCTCAGGGAAAGAAGGTAGTATTGTTTTAAACCAACCCAAAAGAGATAAATTTTTTGATCCTGCTAAAGAATTTATCCCTCAAAAATTAGACAAAATTAATTTAATTAAGGCAAGAAAAAGTCCGCCTGTTTATTGGATTTACGAAAATAACAAAATCAAAAGATTCTATTTGAATCCTTTAGAAAGAAAAGTTAAAACTCTTTTTTGA
- a CDS encoding LOG family protein has product MKKHISPSNNLKNLNLIINSDTYKLAQDDIGLLRRNEMRGVRMLLEITKPDLILEENKILSTIIIFGGATITEESITKKRIKNIEELIKKNHKSILLKRNLNRLENLLLMSHYYQSAREFSKLASMSNQNKNCNSHVIVTGGGPGIMEAANRGAFEANCKSIGLNISLPNEQIPNSFITPGLCFKFNYFALRKIHFVMRSVAAVFFPGGFGTLDELFELLTLCQTGMKTKIPIILFGREYWNKIINFEYLADLGLIEDEHLNLFQYADTASEAWKIIKKASLENYKLI; this is encoded by the coding sequence ATGAAAAAACATATATCCCCTAGTAATAATTTAAAAAACCTGAATTTAATTATTAATTCTGATACTTATAAATTGGCCCAAGATGATATTGGTCTACTACGCCGAAATGAAATGCGTGGAGTTAGGATGCTTCTTGAAATTACTAAACCAGATTTAATCCTTGAAGAAAATAAAATTCTTTCAACCATAATTATTTTTGGAGGTGCAACCATTACAGAAGAATCAATTACAAAAAAGAGAATTAAAAATATAGAAGAGTTAATTAAAAAAAATCATAAATCGATACTTCTAAAACGAAATTTAAATAGATTAGAAAATTTGCTTCTAATGAGTCATTACTATCAATCCGCAAGAGAGTTTTCTAAACTTGCTTCAATGAGTAATCAAAATAAAAACTGTAATTCTCACGTGATTGTTACAGGTGGGGGGCCTGGGATTATGGAAGCTGCTAATAGAGGTGCATTTGAAGCAAATTGTAAATCTATAGGGTTAAATATCAGTCTTCCTAATGAGCAAATCCCTAATTCTTTTATAACGCCAGGTCTTTGCTTTAAGTTTAATTATTTTGCATTAAGAAAGATCCATTTTGTCATGCGATCAGTGGCTGCTGTATTTTTCCCAGGAGGTTTTGGAACGCTAGATGAATTATTTGAACTATTGACACTTTGTCAAACAGGAATGAAAACTAAAATCCCAATCATACTTTTTGGTAGAGAGTATTGGAATAAGATAATTAACTTTGAATATTTAGCTGATCTTGGATTAATTGAAGATGAACATTTAAATCTTTTCCAATATGCAGACACTGCATCAGAAGCATGGAAAATTATCAAGAAAGCCAGCCTCGAAAATTACAAGCTGATTTAA
- a CDS encoding dienelactone hydrolase family protein, which yields MKGKWINIYSSDLPLRSWWVDSINECEYISIVLPEVFGINNWIRNFSKKLAKKNISALALPLYGRTAPKMDLSYSEDDLKLGRHHKNLTTSKNIIQDVSAAINWVKEKYPRKKISIIGFCFGGHAALIASSLEGIETSFCFYGAGVTTPRSDTNFAPLDLLEKVSGKLNFICGSSDKLIPLKDRLEIKKKFRKVDPLEERFIYVEVKGADHGFMCEERESFNQDASSIGWNLLMKEFS from the coding sequence ATGAAAGGGAAGTGGATAAACATTTATAGTTCCGATTTACCTCTTAGATCTTGGTGGGTAGATTCAATTAATGAATGTGAATATATATCTATAGTTTTACCAGAGGTATTTGGGATAAATAATTGGATAAGGAATTTTTCTAAAAAATTAGCAAAAAAAAATATATCTGCACTAGCCTTACCCCTTTACGGTAGAACAGCTCCAAAAATGGATCTGTCATACAGTGAAGATGACTTAAAATTAGGAAGACATCATAAAAATTTAACTACTTCAAAAAATATTATTCAAGATGTTTCTGCTGCTATAAATTGGGTTAAAGAAAAATATCCAAGAAAGAAGATCTCAATAATTGGATTTTGTTTTGGGGGCCATGCAGCACTTATTGCTTCTTCATTAGAAGGAATAGAAACTTCATTTTGTTTTTATGGAGCAGGAGTTACAACACCAAGATCAGATACTAATTTTGCACCATTAGATTTACTTGAAAAAGTTTCTGGAAAATTAAATTTTATTTGTGGTTCTTCAGATAAATTAATTCCCTTAAAAGATAGATTAGAAATCAAAAAAAAATTTAGGAAAGTAGATCCATTAGAAGAGAGATTTATTTATGTTGAAGTTAAAGGAGCTGATCATGGCTTTATGTGCGAAGAGAGAGAATCCTTCAATCAAGATGCATCATCAATTGGTTGGAATCTATTGATGAAAGAATTTAGTTAA
- a CDS encoding porin, with protein MKLFQKIIIAPVVLGFLSPIAVQSSDIVNIEEINNYVRSQAKKSSRLDSETFIKEVSKDFANLKGSADGLEAQQNEYEAGAFSETTTMSGAASFQVGAVDGSVISEAVTATYSYDLDLNTTFTGDDNLYIGIETGNGGLPTIDFNLDSSGGGADILNVTSMYYQFPLGSYEVAVGPKLDSDDLMPTTLSKYSDKFFMAGSNGGITAADFYYAPGITGSGVAIARTFDNGFNTSASVIGMSAGNSDGLLTKEGGDTFTLSAGYDGENYGLGFIYNVLNDVCAPIADYETCASLGFAEIAASSTSIGGYWNFNEGKTTLSVSMGVLSGEVPGSIVEEINEAHFGIDHELGEGVLSAAIKSSDFYRTVGNTALADSLGEFAEIYYSYDLNDSMEITGGISFAMGDNTETTFIDRTAFGAGATFKF; from the coding sequence GTGAAACTTTTTCAAAAAATAATAATCGCTCCTGTGGTATTAGGATTCCTTTCTCCGATCGCTGTTCAATCTTCAGATATAGTCAACATTGAAGAAATAAATAATTACGTGCGCAGTCAAGCAAAAAAATCTTCAAGGCTTGATAGTGAAACATTCATTAAAGAAGTTAGTAAAGATTTTGCAAACCTTAAGGGTAGTGCTGATGGTCTTGAGGCTCAACAAAATGAATATGAAGCTGGCGCTTTCTCAGAAACAACAACTATGAGTGGAGCTGCTTCTTTTCAAGTTGGTGCTGTTGATGGTTCGGTTATAAGTGAAGCAGTTACAGCAACTTATTCTTATGACCTTGACCTTAATACTACCTTTACAGGAGATGATAATTTGTATATCGGTATTGAGACAGGCAATGGAGGATTACCAACTATAGATTTTAATTTAGATAGTTCAGGTGGAGGTGCTGATATTTTAAATGTTACTTCAATGTACTATCAATTTCCTCTAGGAAGTTATGAGGTGGCAGTTGGACCGAAATTAGATAGTGATGATTTAATGCCAACAACTCTCTCCAAATATTCTGATAAGTTTTTCATGGCTGGATCAAATGGTGGGATAACTGCTGCTGATTTCTATTACGCTCCTGGGATAACTGGTTCTGGTGTAGCTATTGCACGTACTTTTGATAATGGATTTAATACCTCCGCAAGTGTTATTGGTATGAGTGCAGGTAATTCAGATGGTTTACTTACCAAAGAAGGAGGTGATACTTTTACCTTATCAGCTGGATATGACGGAGAAAATTATGGACTTGGTTTTATTTATAACGTTCTCAATGATGTTTGTGCGCCTATCGCAGACTATGAAACTTGTGCTTCCCTTGGGTTTGCCGAGATAGCAGCAAGTTCTACAAGTATTGGAGGTTATTGGAACTTTAATGAAGGTAAAACAACATTAAGTGTATCGATGGGAGTTTTATCAGGAGAAGTACCTGGAAGTATAGTTGAGGAAATTAACGAAGCTCACTTTGGTATTGATCATGAACTTGGTGAAGGTGTTTTATCGGCAGCTATTAAGTCTTCTGACTTTTATAGAACAGTTGGTAATACAGCTCTTGCAGATTCACTTGGAGAATTTGCAGAAATTTATTATTCATACGATCTAAATGATTCTATGGAAATCACGGGAGGTATTTCCTTCGCAATGGGTGATAATACCGAAACTACTTTTATTGATAGAACAGCTTTTGGTGCAGGCGCAACCTTTAAATTCTAA